A single Paenibacillus kribbensis DNA region contains:
- a CDS encoding motility associated factor glycosyltransferase family protein: MASQHRRDNSLYRRFPRLHLLQAGEGCELLASKTNELSIALTREGRSYYLHDPVQPGREAELFVSGFKEVKPQAHVIFFGVGLGYHIREFLRRHPNTSFSIVEPDTGVMNIFLQHLNENDWLADEMIEEVMVGAITGGTLGTLHRLIDRVSGVLVVPWLPYGSLFTAELKKFNEILYRMVSNKKDKMAINNVYEKKWALNSIHNLPFILHSSDFLHTGSEHIEGKPVLIISAGPSLNDEIEHLRHIRENNLAYLFTVGSAVNTLVEHGIYPHGTFSYDPNEYNVNVIQKVIDKGIDSIPLIFGSTVGKHTLDDYPGRLMHIIISQDELSMDILRTPEGHKPTIINDAPSVAVIALQCMIRMKADPIVLVGQNLAYRDEQYYAEGITNSQGIPVSVNSPRVEGVHGQQVVTNHSFIKMKTEMEFYINIARETKFINTTREGAVIKGTSFQNLEELIRARLKGSIEDSWLQTSSNPEYDPHFLKSRIEKLQRDEEVFQKNMEQIHHALLDIKQKLSLKQANMLNVSFGQFDELFASLLKNDFFKIYVLPRHRMRYEFLYSKMDAIRSSRNPLIRGEQILLYFGDFIWKCQQDYMEIMSEIHEFHCSIHT, translated from the coding sequence ATGGCATCGCAGCATCGTAGAGACAATTCCTTGTACCGCCGTTTTCCTCGGCTTCATCTGCTTCAGGCAGGAGAAGGATGTGAGTTGCTGGCTTCTAAAACCAACGAGCTCAGCATAGCGCTGACTCGTGAGGGACGATCATATTATTTGCATGATCCTGTGCAGCCTGGGCGGGAAGCGGAGCTATTTGTTTCTGGTTTTAAAGAAGTTAAACCCCAAGCGCACGTGATTTTTTTTGGAGTAGGACTAGGGTATCATATCCGAGAATTTTTGCGTAGACACCCAAATACCAGCTTCTCCATCGTCGAGCCGGATACGGGTGTGATGAATATTTTTTTGCAGCACCTGAATGAAAACGACTGGCTGGCTGATGAGATGATCGAAGAAGTTATGGTAGGAGCAATAACGGGGGGGACGCTTGGTACACTGCATAGGTTGATTGACCGTGTATCTGGAGTGCTGGTTGTTCCGTGGCTCCCGTACGGCTCTCTATTTACTGCGGAACTGAAGAAGTTTAATGAAATATTGTACAGGATGGTCTCTAACAAGAAGGACAAAATGGCTATCAATAACGTGTACGAAAAAAAATGGGCGTTAAACAGTATTCATAATCTCCCTTTTATTTTACATAGTTCAGATTTTCTGCACACGGGATCAGAGCATATTGAGGGTAAGCCAGTCTTGATTATATCTGCTGGTCCTTCGCTTAACGACGAAATTGAGCACCTTCGTCATATTCGTGAGAATAATCTTGCGTACCTGTTTACGGTTGGGTCGGCAGTGAACACGCTGGTGGAGCATGGCATTTATCCGCACGGCACATTCAGTTATGACCCGAACGAATACAACGTAAATGTAATTCAAAAAGTGATCGACAAGGGAATTGATTCTATTCCACTCATTTTCGGCAGTACGGTCGGCAAACACACACTCGATGATTATCCAGGTCGTCTTATGCATATCATCATCTCTCAGGATGAGCTCTCCATGGACATATTGCGCACACCGGAGGGACATAAACCGACGATTATTAACGATGCTCCTTCTGTAGCGGTCATTGCACTCCAGTGTATGATCCGGATGAAAGCAGACCCTATTGTGCTGGTGGGGCAAAATTTAGCTTATCGTGATGAGCAATATTATGCTGAGGGGATTACCAATTCTCAAGGAATTCCGGTTAGTGTCAATTCACCGCGTGTTGAGGGTGTCCATGGCCAACAGGTTGTGACAAATCATTCTTTTATTAAAATGAAAACGGAAATGGAATTTTACATCAATATAGCGAGAGAGACTAAATTTATTAACACAACACGTGAGGGTGCTGTTATTAAGGGAACATCTTTTCAGAACTTGGAAGAGCTAATCCGAGCGCGGTTAAAAGGTTCGATTGAGGATTCATGGCTGCAAACCAGCAGCAATCCGGAGTATGATCCTCATTTTCTGAAGTCACGCATTGAAAAGCTTCAGAGGGATGAAGAGGTCTTTCAAAAAAATATGGAACAGATTCACCACGCTCTGCTCGACATTAAACAAAAGCTCAGTTTGAAGCAGGCCAACATGCTGAACGTGTCCTTCGGGCAGTTTGACGAATTGTTTGCATCATTATTGAAAAATGATTTCTTCAAAATATATGTTCTGCCTCGCCATCGTATGCGGTATGAGTTTTTGTACAGTAAAATGGACGCCATTCGGAGCAGCAGGAATCCTCTGATCAGAGGGGAGCAAATTTTGCTGTACTTCGGGGATTTCATATGGAAATGCCAGCAAGATTATATGGAAATCATGAGTGAAATCCATGAATTTCACTGTTCCATTCATACCTAA
- a CDS encoding GNAT family N-acetyltransferase yields the protein MFTYALDERTVLRPLTKEHVQPLFELIEMSRDRLRQWLPWVDSTTEISHTEQFVQSALKQAAENGSLTAGIWMDNELAGIISYHGMNWTHRSVSIGYWLGHGYEGQGLMTSACRVFVEYALMELDLHRVEIRCATTNRRSRGIPERLGFVLEGIVREAELLPDGYMNHAVYGMLQKEWKQLR from the coding sequence ATGTTTACATACGCATTGGACGAACGCACAGTCCTTCGGCCGCTCACCAAGGAGCATGTGCAGCCTCTGTTTGAGCTGATCGAAATGTCCCGTGACCGCTTGCGTCAATGGCTTCCATGGGTAGACTCTACCACGGAAATCAGCCACACTGAGCAGTTCGTACAGAGCGCCCTGAAACAAGCCGCAGAGAATGGCAGCCTGACCGCCGGCATCTGGATGGACAACGAGCTTGCTGGCATTATCAGCTACCATGGGATGAATTGGACTCACCGTTCGGTCAGCATTGGATACTGGCTTGGACACGGTTACGAAGGACAAGGCCTCATGACCAGCGCCTGCCGCGTATTCGTCGAATATGCATTGATGGAGCTGGATTTGCACCGGGTCGAAATCCGCTGCGCAACCACGAACCGCCGCAGTCGCGGTATTCCGGAACGTCTGGGCTTTGTGCTCGAAGGCATTGTACGTGAAGCAGAATTGCTGCCTGACGGCTACATGAACCACGCTGTGTACGGTATGCTCCAAAAGGAATGGAAACAGCTTCGATAA
- a CDS encoding MFS transporter: protein MKWLESYPREVKVFLVASLINSAGSSLMWPLVSMYVFDELNRSMGDAGIAILVQSLGGIFGQVLGGALYHRIGAKKLIVGSLAMNALGLLTLPFTSGHWVAFVIMMGFIGFFNVVSVPAIQAFVGFRFADRRGELFNIIYVANNIGVALGTGLSGVLADLSYQLSFVMNGVTSAVFAGFFWSYLSRVDREEGEVHLSKSVRKREESSAGLLFRDTRLYLFVGLGSLFLWFGNSIWNTGVSPFIIEQGLPKTMYGLLWTLNGILIFAAQPIIFWIKRLYARHASAQMTWAGGFYLVAYIIMLGTQNYAGMIFAMVLATLGEMLIAPAVPAFLSDHGGRGAPFYIGLVGGIGAAGRVLGPYIMGRLYDFGGLPPALWLAIGVAVLSILFFVLHSWLNRSRHDLDVFEAATKVDTPSS from the coding sequence ATGAAATGGTTGGAATCTTATCCGAGAGAAGTAAAAGTATTTCTCGTCGCCAGCCTGATTAATTCCGCCGGAAGCTCCCTGATGTGGCCGCTGGTCAGCATGTACGTGTTTGACGAGCTGAACCGCAGCATGGGAGATGCGGGGATTGCGATTTTAGTGCAGTCCCTGGGTGGAATTTTTGGTCAGGTGCTGGGAGGAGCCCTGTATCACCGTATTGGAGCCAAGAAACTGATCGTCGGTTCACTGGCTATGAACGCGCTGGGACTCCTCACGCTTCCATTTACCAGTGGGCATTGGGTTGCGTTTGTCATCATGATGGGCTTTATCGGCTTTTTTAATGTGGTATCTGTGCCTGCCATTCAGGCCTTTGTAGGTTTTCGTTTCGCTGACCGTCGGGGTGAGCTGTTTAATATTATTTATGTCGCCAATAATATCGGAGTGGCCTTAGGGACGGGATTGAGCGGCGTTCTGGCGGATCTTTCCTATCAGCTCAGCTTTGTGATGAACGGGGTAACCTCGGCGGTATTTGCCGGATTTTTCTGGTCCTATCTTAGCAGGGTGGATCGGGAAGAGGGGGAAGTTCATCTCAGCAAGTCAGTGAGGAAAAGAGAGGAATCATCGGCGGGGCTGCTTTTTCGTGATACCAGACTGTATCTGTTTGTTGGCCTGGGGTCGCTTTTTTTATGGTTTGGCAATTCCATCTGGAATACGGGAGTATCTCCATTTATTATCGAGCAGGGCTTGCCTAAAACGATGTACGGGCTTTTGTGGACGTTGAATGGTATTCTTATTTTTGCTGCACAGCCGATTATTTTCTGGATAAAACGTCTGTATGCCCGGCATGCTTCAGCCCAAATGACATGGGCCGGAGGATTTTACCTGGTGGCTTATATTATCATGTTGGGTACGCAGAACTATGCGGGGATGATATTCGCTATGGTCCTGGCTACACTGGGAGAAATGCTGATTGCACCTGCAGTTCCGGCATTTCTGTCTGATCACGGAGGCCGAGGAGCGCCCTTTTACATCGGACTTGTGGGGGGCATTGGCGCAGCCGGACGGGTACTGGGGCCTTATATTATGGGAAGGCTGTATGATTTCGGTGGTTTACCGCCCGCACTTTGGCTGGCCATAGGCGTAGCGGTGTTGTCGATTTTGTTTTTTGTCCTGCATAGCTGGTTGAACCGTTCCCGGCATGATTTGGATGTTTTCGAAGCCGCTACCAAGGTGGATACTCCCAGTTCTTAA
- a CDS encoding MFS transporter, whose amino-acid sequence MQKREIQESSLYSLKLYNFFLYGAMVIFSSFFPLYLQDIGMDKLEIGSLMAIGPFVSVFANPFWGYTSDRSRNLRRILLFMIIGTLLLLQALFHVHTYVMIYVSMIGFYFFQSPLFAQSNSLILSYIEGTDRKFGSFRIWGSFGWAVTAAVAGMLVDQMGISSISSIFTVLLLAALICTLTIPPLKSTVETAAIHLRGFGSILMNGYFISFILLGILVSIPNSINSAFMSLYITELGGSKLMLGFAVFMSSVFEVIVFLLFDRFLKKKMTVMVGCLALVSLLFALRWELMALATDPIQIVFIQTLHCITFGGYFYVGTQLTVLFTPTAYRSSGQAVYTLTWSGISGIVAGFAGGWLFQNFGGEMMYNVGVFFALLGSVGFAIMWYMLHKNGYQPCHADEHKRLKESL is encoded by the coding sequence TTGCAAAAGAGAGAAATTCAAGAGAGTTCTCTATATTCCCTAAAGCTGTATAACTTTTTTCTATATGGAGCTATGGTCATTTTCTCCAGCTTCTTCCCATTGTATTTGCAGGATATCGGCATGGATAAGCTTGAAATCGGGAGCCTGATGGCCATTGGACCTTTTGTATCCGTATTCGCGAACCCTTTTTGGGGATATACAAGCGACCGGAGCCGCAACCTCCGTCGCATACTGCTATTTATGATTATTGGTACATTATTATTGCTGCAAGCTTTATTTCATGTCCATACGTATGTCATGATTTATGTATCGATGATTGGTTTTTATTTTTTCCAAAGCCCTTTATTCGCCCAAAGCAACAGTCTTATTCTCAGCTACATTGAGGGCACAGACCGAAAATTCGGCTCGTTTCGCATATGGGGCTCCTTCGGCTGGGCTGTGACTGCGGCAGTTGCGGGCATGCTCGTTGACCAGATGGGAATATCCAGCATATCCAGCATCTTTACGGTACTGCTACTGGCTGCACTGATCTGCACCTTGACGATCCCGCCACTGAAAAGCACTGTGGAGACAGCAGCCATTCATTTGCGTGGCTTTGGCAGCATTTTGATGAACGGTTACTTTATATCCTTTATTTTATTGGGGATCCTTGTCTCCATCCCGAATTCGATCAACAGTGCCTTTATGTCCTTGTACATCACCGAGCTGGGCGGGTCCAAACTGATGCTTGGCTTTGCCGTCTTTATGTCATCGGTATTCGAAGTTATTGTCTTTTTGCTATTTGATCGCTTCTTGAAGAAAAAAATGACCGTAATGGTTGGCTGTCTGGCCCTCGTCAGCTTGCTGTTTGCCTTACGATGGGAACTGATGGCCCTGGCCACAGACCCGATTCAGATCGTATTCATTCAGACACTTCACTGCATCACCTTCGGTGGATATTTTTATGTAGGTACTCAGCTAACCGTCCTGTTCACTCCTACTGCTTACCGTTCATCCGGGCAGGCTGTATATACCTTGACCTGGAGCGGCATTTCCGGCATCGTCGCAGGCTTTGCGGGAGGCTGGCTGTTCCAGAACTTCGGTGGGGAAATGATGTACAATGTAGGGGTCTTCTTCGCCCTGCTTGGCTCTGTGGGTTTCGCCATCATGTGGTATATGCTGCACAAGAACGGCTACCAGCCCTGTCACGCGGACGAGCATAAACGACTAAAAGAGTCCCTTTAG
- a CDS encoding molybdopterin-containing oxidoreductase family protein, with the protein MDYRNSAPSEATLQLDLQRGQQMTEQADGIFPAVCPLDCPDTCGLLLHKENGKIVKVTGNPDHPITKGAICNKVRNMTERVYDPERVLYPLKRVGPKGAGKFERISWEEAVDTITGRFKELIRTDGPESILPYSFYGNMGVLSVDGMDRRFFNALGSSQLDQTICSVAGNEGWASVMGFKGGTSPEDTEDADLIIVWGGNVISTNMHQVVLAEKARKKGAKVVVIDVHRNRTAQWADWFIPLYPGTDTALALGIMNVLFEQGLTDDEFLRRYTVGHEELREHVKAYTPERVARITGVPVADIIRLAEMYGQARAAYINIGNGLQHHDNGGMNVRAVTCLPALTGQWLKHGGGASRSNGAYAKFNSANLERPDLRRNPDARVINMNRIGEALLQKDAPIKALFVYCSNPVVVAPNTERVTQGFEREDLFTVVHDLFLTDTARYADIVLPAASSFEGTDLYKSYWHHYVQMQRPVIAPLGESKSNYELFSLLGRAMGFDEAAFTESEEDMIVGALDNPTNPYLNGVTLEALKESPFVKLDMSPKAAYLDRLTTPSGKIELYSERMKQMGLPAMPTYVPLIEGYDGEQRPLADERFPLMFVSPPNHNFLNSTFANLPKHQRLEREPLLQIHPEDAQTRDIVDGDLVTVWNDRGTYELKAKVTDLMLPGTVISQGLWWKGKGHRQRANALTSDRLSDMGQGATFFSTVVNVKRQ; encoded by the coding sequence AACTAGACTTACAAAGGGGGCAGCAGATGACGGAGCAGGCCGATGGTATTTTTCCGGCTGTGTGTCCGCTAGATTGCCCAGATACGTGCGGGCTCCTGCTTCACAAGGAAAATGGAAAAATTGTCAAGGTAACTGGCAACCCGGATCATCCTATAACAAAAGGGGCTATTTGTAATAAAGTTCGCAATATGACGGAGCGGGTATATGACCCTGAGCGTGTGCTCTATCCGCTGAAGCGTGTAGGCCCCAAAGGAGCAGGGAAATTTGAACGAATTAGCTGGGAAGAGGCAGTCGATACCATTACGGGTCGGTTCAAGGAGCTGATTCGTACGGACGGCCCGGAATCCATACTCCCCTACAGCTTTTATGGCAATATGGGCGTATTGAGTGTGGACGGAATGGATCGCCGTTTTTTCAATGCGCTGGGCTCTAGCCAGCTGGATCAGACGATTTGCAGCGTAGCCGGGAATGAAGGCTGGGCATCTGTCATGGGTTTTAAAGGGGGCACCAGCCCGGAGGACACAGAGGATGCAGACCTGATTATTGTATGGGGTGGAAATGTCATCAGCACGAACATGCATCAGGTAGTATTGGCCGAGAAGGCGCGTAAAAAAGGCGCCAAGGTGGTTGTTATTGATGTTCACCGTAACCGGACGGCGCAATGGGCGGATTGGTTCATTCCTTTATACCCGGGAACGGATACGGCGCTCGCGTTGGGAATAATGAACGTGCTGTTCGAGCAAGGGCTAACGGACGATGAATTTTTACGCCGCTACACGGTAGGCCATGAGGAACTACGCGAGCATGTTAAGGCGTACACCCCGGAGCGGGTTGCGCGTATCACGGGTGTACCTGTAGCGGATATCATTCGCCTGGCGGAGATGTACGGGCAGGCGCGAGCGGCATATATCAATATCGGCAACGGGCTCCAGCATCATGATAACGGCGGCATGAATGTACGCGCGGTAACATGCCTGCCCGCGCTCACCGGACAATGGCTGAAGCACGGAGGAGGCGCATCGCGCTCCAATGGCGCTTATGCCAAATTTAACAGCGCCAATCTGGAGCGTCCGGATCTGCGCCGGAACCCGGATGCCCGGGTGATCAACATGAACCGGATCGGAGAAGCATTGCTGCAAAAGGATGCGCCAATCAAGGCGCTGTTTGTATATTGCAGCAATCCGGTGGTCGTAGCACCGAATACGGAACGGGTGACACAGGGGTTTGAACGGGAGGATCTATTCACGGTCGTGCATGACCTGTTCCTGACCGATACGGCCCGCTATGCGGATATTGTGCTGCCTGCGGCGTCTTCTTTTGAAGGTACAGACCTGTACAAATCCTACTGGCATCACTATGTCCAGATGCAGAGGCCAGTCATTGCTCCGCTCGGAGAAAGTAAAAGCAACTATGAGCTGTTTAGTCTGCTCGGACGAGCCATGGGCTTTGATGAAGCTGCATTTACGGAAAGTGAGGAAGACATGATCGTGGGCGCGCTGGATAACCCAACGAATCCTTATCTTAATGGTGTTACTTTAGAAGCTTTAAAAGAGTCGCCTTTTGTAAAGCTGGATATGTCGCCCAAAGCTGCTTATCTGGATCGTCTAACTACGCCCTCGGGCAAGATTGAGCTGTATTCGGAACGGATGAAGCAAATGGGTCTGCCCGCGATGCCTACGTATGTGCCGCTGATCGAAGGCTATGACGGAGAGCAGCGACCGCTAGCGGATGAGCGGTTTCCACTGATGTTTGTTTCGCCGCCAAATCATAATTTTCTCAATTCCACCTTCGCCAATTTGCCCAAGCATCAGCGATTGGAGCGGGAGCCTTTGCTGCAGATTCACCCGGAGGATGCTCAGACCAGAGACATCGTGGATGGGGATCTGGTTACCGTATGGAATGATCGGGGAACGTATGAGCTGAAAGCCAAAGTTACCGATCTGATGCTGCCCGGTACAGTGATTAGCCAAGGGCTATGGTGGAAAGGCAAGGGGCACAGACAGCGTGCCAATGCATTAACCTCTGATCGATTGTCAGATATGGGACAGGGGGCAACTTTCTTTTCAACGGTGGTGAATGTGAAGCGTCAATGA
- a CDS encoding GNAT family N-acetyltransferase, with amino-acid sequence MFTSQPLTIRHSEMKDAPDLIALDELVWNERTAPASLSWKSRGEFLRNSPPGSQLVAIEQGVLCGYVGFRSPTLLASNRHVLEINIAVHPDYHRKGIGTALMNSMKDIAAAEGIRKLSLRVLSCNTEALMFYEKCGFAIEGRLHEEFYIAGQFVDDVLMAYFLK; translated from the coding sequence TTGTTTACAAGTCAACCCCTGACGATACGTCATTCGGAGATGAAGGATGCTCCTGATCTGATTGCCCTGGATGAATTAGTATGGAATGAACGAACGGCCCCTGCTTCACTGTCATGGAAGTCGCGCGGGGAGTTTTTACGCAATTCGCCTCCGGGTTCCCAACTGGTCGCCATTGAGCAGGGGGTGCTCTGCGGGTATGTCGGATTTCGTTCTCCAACACTGTTGGCTAGTAATCGCCATGTGCTGGAAATCAATATAGCCGTACATCCCGATTATCATCGTAAAGGTATTGGAACGGCGCTTATGAACTCCATGAAGGACATTGCTGCCGCTGAGGGCATACGCAAATTAAGTTTGCGGGTACTCTCCTGTAACACGGAAGCCCTTATGTTCTATGAAAAATGCGGTTTCGCGATCGAAGGGCGTCTGCATGAGGAGTTTTACATCGCAGGCCAATTTGTGGATGATGTGTTAATGGCTTATTTCTTAAAATAG
- a CDS encoding copper amine oxidase, whose protein sequence is MLKLLIVILLSMLLSSSVMTPAHPSSSPMTRPVQSRPLAVAPEDSSVNLYAVNPSQGLFHSAVLEIGPQRHTFGWSGSADISTAPQLYYKDVNGDGVREAVVIITRASGTGIELQELHIVNAQTMEEYVVESAAEAVSRRVQSVVELRDHNQQVHIAVTIDGATTYKMNPKTSAFYDDPSQFTKQLDFSSVVMYDAEQSSLRAVVSGSVSPTEFVGDLKLKYVYEHGRFQVGPIEFEASSPF, encoded by the coding sequence GTGTTAAAGCTGCTTATCGTAATCCTGCTGTCTATGCTGTTGTCCTCTTCCGTGATGACACCTGCACATCCTTCATCAAGCCCGATGACCCGTCCTGTGCAATCTCGTCCGTTAGCTGTCGCTCCGGAAGACTCATCCGTGAATTTATACGCTGTGAATCCGTCACAAGGACTTTTCCATTCAGCCGTGCTGGAAATCGGTCCGCAACGCCACACATTTGGATGGTCAGGTTCGGCAGATATCTCCACCGCACCACAGTTATATTACAAGGATGTTAACGGGGATGGTGTCCGTGAAGCCGTCGTAATCATTACACGTGCCTCGGGAACAGGGATCGAATTGCAGGAACTGCATATTGTTAACGCACAGACGATGGAGGAGTACGTGGTCGAATCAGCGGCAGAAGCCGTGTCCCGTCGCGTACAGAGCGTCGTGGAGCTGCGTGACCACAACCAGCAGGTGCATATCGCTGTCACGATTGACGGTGCCACCACATACAAGATGAATCCAAAAACGTCAGCGTTTTACGATGATCCTTCCCAATTTACGAAGCAGCTTGATTTCAGCTCTGTCGTGATGTACGATGCCGAACAGTCCTCTCTAAGAGCCGTCGTATCGGGCAGTGTATCGCCTACCGAATTTGTAGGTGATTTGAAGCTGAAGTATGTATACGAGCATGGGCGGTTCCAGGTGGGACCTATAGAATTTGAAGCTTCCTCTCCATTTTGA
- a CDS encoding glutamine--tRNA ligase/YqeY domain fusion protein, with the protein MEKPITPPNFIKSVIEEDLRTGKVKEVVTRFPPEPNGYLHIGHAKAIWINFSLGDEFGGRTNLRFDDTNPAKEDTEYVNSIQEDVKWLGYEWEEKHYASNYFEEMYKRAILLIQKGKAYVDDQSADQIRETRGTLTEPGQNSPYRDRSVEENLKLFEEMRAGKYQNGEKVLRAKIDMTSPNINLRDPVIYRISHTAHHNTGDTWCIYPMYSYAHPLEDAIEGVTHSLCSLEFEDQRPLYDWVVAECEMEKVPHQYEFGRLNLAQTVTSKRKLKLLVDEKHVDGWDDPRMPTISGLRRRGYTPEAIRNFVYETGISKAYGVIDLQVLEHFAREDLKLKAPRTMAVIDPLKVVITNYPEGQVEMLEAENNTENPELGTRQIPFSREIYIEREDFMENPPSKYFRLFPGNEVRLKHAYFIKCNDVIKDADGNVTEIHCTYDVETKSGSGFTGRKVKGTIHWVEATQAVPAEFRLYEPLINAEEPEAMEEDGSEKTFLDQLNPKSLEIAHGYVEPNMKEAQAQDKFQFFRHGYFSVDPKLSKPGEPVFNRVVSLKSSFQLPKQ; encoded by the coding sequence GTGGAGAAGCCGATCACTCCCCCCAATTTTATTAAAAGTGTCATTGAAGAGGACCTACGAACGGGTAAGGTAAAGGAGGTTGTTACACGCTTTCCGCCTGAACCAAACGGATATTTGCACATTGGGCATGCCAAAGCCATCTGGATCAATTTCTCACTGGGAGATGAATTCGGAGGACGCACGAACCTGCGCTTCGACGATACCAATCCGGCGAAGGAAGACACGGAATACGTGAACTCCATTCAGGAGGATGTGAAGTGGCTTGGTTATGAATGGGAAGAAAAACATTATGCTTCCAATTATTTTGAAGAAATGTACAAACGCGCCATTCTGCTGATCCAAAAGGGGAAAGCCTATGTGGATGACCAAAGCGCCGACCAAATCCGCGAAACTCGCGGTACACTGACTGAACCCGGACAAAACAGCCCTTATCGCGATCGCAGTGTGGAAGAGAATCTCAAGCTGTTTGAAGAGATGCGTGCAGGTAAATATCAGAATGGTGAAAAGGTGCTGCGCGCCAAGATTGATATGACCTCGCCAAACATCAATTTGCGTGATCCGGTTATTTATCGTATTTCACATACAGCACATCACAATACAGGTGACACATGGTGCATCTACCCGATGTATTCCTATGCGCATCCGCTGGAGGATGCGATTGAGGGCGTGACCCACTCGCTCTGTTCGCTGGAGTTTGAGGATCAACGGCCATTGTACGACTGGGTTGTGGCTGAATGTGAGATGGAAAAGGTGCCTCATCAATACGAATTTGGACGGCTGAATTTGGCCCAAACGGTAACCAGCAAACGCAAACTGAAGCTTCTGGTAGATGAGAAGCATGTAGATGGCTGGGATGATCCACGTATGCCGACGATTTCAGGCTTGCGTCGTCGCGGCTATACGCCGGAGGCCATCCGCAATTTCGTTTACGAGACAGGCATTTCCAAAGCCTACGGAGTCATCGATTTGCAGGTGCTGGAGCATTTTGCACGTGAGGATTTGAAGCTCAAGGCACCTCGTACCATGGCAGTCATTGATCCGTTGAAGGTGGTTATTACCAACTATCCTGAGGGACAGGTTGAAATGTTGGAGGCGGAAAACAACACAGAAAATCCGGAGCTTGGCACACGCCAAATTCCGTTCTCTCGTGAAATTTATATTGAGCGTGAGGACTTTATGGAAAATCCGCCGAGCAAATACTTCCGTCTGTTCCCTGGTAATGAAGTACGTCTCAAACATGCTTATTTCATTAAATGCAACGATGTGATTAAGGATGCGGACGGAAATGTAACGGAAATTCACTGTACTTATGATGTAGAAACGAAGAGTGGATCAGGCTTTACTGGACGTAAAGTGAAGGGCACGATCCACTGGGTAGAGGCTACTCAGGCAGTTCCGGCGGAATTCCGCTTGTACGAGCCTTTGATTAATGCAGAGGAGCCAGAGGCAATGGAAGAGGACGGATCGGAGAAAACATTCCTTGATCAATTGAATCCGAAATCTTTGGAAATTGCTCACGGCTACGTGGAGCCAAACATGAAAGAGGCTCAAGCGCAGGACAAGTTCCAATTTTTCCGTCATGGTTATTTCAGTGTCGATCCGAAGCTGTCCAAGCCGGGCGAGCCTGTATTTAACCGTGTTGTATCGCTGAAAAGCTCTTTCCAATTGCCTAAGCAATAG